The following coding sequences lie in one Deltaproteobacteria bacterium genomic window:
- a CDS encoding RNA methyltransferase, which yields MPHLSIALLHHPVCNRLGEEITSTVDHFDVMDGSRLALTYGVYRLFVVNHLPAQQALVERLIRHGSAASERDDARGEFARTRWAPDLAAAIAELTREHGRAPTTLATSARIGGDAISFAHARVRLQAGEPMLLLMGKAWGLAPRVLEGADLRLQPIDAGTGFNHLSVRSAMAILVDRLLAPAAS from the coding sequence ATGCCGCACCTCAGCATCGCGCTGCTGCACCACCCGGTGTGCAATCGACTCGGCGAAGAGATCACGTCGACCGTCGATCACTTCGACGTCATGGACGGCTCCCGGCTCGCGCTCACCTACGGCGTATACCGGCTGTTCGTCGTCAACCACCTGCCGGCGCAGCAGGCCCTGGTCGAGCGCTTGATCCGACATGGCAGCGCGGCGTCCGAGCGCGACGACGCCCGTGGCGAGTTCGCCCGCACCCGCTGGGCGCCGGATCTCGCGGCTGCGATCGCCGAGCTCACCCGCGAGCACGGTCGCGCCCCCACCACGCTGGCGACCAGCGCTCGGATCGGCGGTGACGCGATCTCGTTCGCGCACGCGCGGGTGCGCCTGCAGGCCGGCGAGCCGATGCTGCTGCTGATGGGCAAGGCCTGGGGCCTCGCGCCGCGCGTGCTCGAGGGCGCCGACCTGCGACTGCAACCGATCGACGCCGGCACCGGCTTCAACCACCTCTCGGTCCGCAGTGCGATGGCGATCCTGGTCGATCGCCTGCTCGCCCCCGCGGCGTCGTGA
- a CDS encoding serine/threonine protein kinase, translating into MIVRPLGEGGMGVVYEARDPELDRPVALKLLHPLRGGLRASRRLLREAQLLARLSHPNVVQIHDAGEIGTHVFLVMELVVGRTLRQWLATKPPVADVLQRFIEAGRGLAAAHAAGIIHRDFKPDNVLVGDDGRTRVADFGLANFDRHGAPTTALSLASAPRASTLTATGAVMGTPLFMAPEQHLGAEIGPAADQFAFCVALHDALFGQAPFGGGRTDDVAAAVIAGRYREPDRVPASLRWLHHIVRRGLQLEPRARFPDMLALLDALARDPARRRRRWLTAIAGAGLVAAGTWAATRSVATAPCSDGAEAIASIWNADARRGLAATADAREAGERLASHLDGYAQRWRTAHLEACTAHRDGAMSSAMFDRASACMERRRDALSTLLELAAAPDAGLEHAVTAALRLPDPSRCHDPTAVELSVGTRTDPDAARTIDALRDRLARAKVRHDGGAVDGATMELAAIEREAQGLADPGLVAEVALVTAVLAMDRSDWPAAASQLEVAASQGLIAQLDALVAEALARKLFVDGIDAPDVERVLADAAIARAMVHRAGDPPELAALLANNSGVLRSLLGQREGARRDFAAAAALADVEHANPVDVAGNLVNLALLTEDDDERETILDRAATLLRQALGEHHLMLLDIEDVRARQTGARDLARRRFEALCPQFDARMPGAAWPRQLCHTRLAELYEVRGDVTDAIRELELARAALDASDDGASPAFRAITRNQLAGWLAWLRGDAELALADLDSAAAALVEVGSRDYADIADVAWLAARAQLALGRRDQARARLAAAIGGWALHLQRTRDPAVRDRMDRARALLTSLDAG; encoded by the coding sequence GTGATCGTGCGCCCGCTCGGTGAGGGCGGCATGGGTGTGGTCTACGAGGCCCGCGATCCCGAGCTCGATCGTCCGGTCGCGCTCAAGCTGCTGCACCCGCTGCGTGGGGGCCTGCGCGCGAGTCGACGGCTGCTACGGGAGGCACAGCTGCTCGCGCGACTGTCCCATCCGAACGTCGTGCAGATCCACGACGCCGGCGAGATCGGCACGCACGTGTTCCTGGTGATGGAGCTGGTGGTCGGTCGCACGCTGCGCCAGTGGCTCGCGACCAAGCCGCCGGTGGCCGATGTGCTGCAACGCTTCATCGAGGCCGGTCGCGGCCTCGCGGCGGCCCATGCGGCCGGCATCATCCACCGCGACTTCAAGCCCGACAACGTGCTGGTCGGCGACGACGGTCGCACCCGCGTGGCCGACTTCGGGCTCGCGAACTTCGATCGCCACGGCGCGCCGACGACCGCGCTGTCGCTCGCGTCAGCGCCACGCGCGAGCACGCTGACCGCCACCGGCGCGGTCATGGGCACGCCGCTCTTCATGGCGCCCGAGCAACACCTGGGCGCCGAGATCGGCCCCGCCGCCGATCAGTTCGCCTTCTGTGTCGCACTCCACGACGCGTTGTTCGGTCAGGCCCCCTTCGGTGGCGGGCGCACCGACGACGTCGCAGCGGCAGTCATCGCGGGTCGCTACCGGGAGCCCGATCGCGTGCCCGCGTCGCTTCGCTGGTTGCATCACATCGTGCGCCGCGGACTCCAGCTCGAGCCCCGCGCGCGCTTCCCCGACATGCTCGCGCTACTCGACGCGCTCGCGCGCGACCCGGCCCGCCGCCGTCGTCGCTGGCTCACCGCGATCGCAGGCGCGGGCCTGGTTGCAGCGGGCACCTGGGCCGCGACACGCAGCGTTGCGACCGCGCCCTGCTCGGATGGTGCCGAGGCGATCGCGTCGATCTGGAACGCGGACGCGCGCAGAGGCCTCGCCGCAACCGCAGACGCGCGCGAGGCCGGCGAACGGCTCGCGAGCCACCTCGACGGCTACGCCCAGCGGTGGCGTACGGCCCACCTCGAGGCCTGCACGGCCCATCGCGACGGTGCGATGTCGTCGGCGATGTTCGATCGCGCGAGCGCCTGCATGGAGCGGCGCCGCGATGCGCTCTCGACCCTCCTCGAGCTCGCCGCCGCGCCCGACGCCGGCCTCGAGCATGCCGTCACCGCTGCGTTGCGCCTGCCCGACCCTTCGCGCTGCCACGATCCCACCGCCGTCGAGCTGTCCGTGGGCACGCGCACCGATCCGGACGCTGCTCGCACGATCGACGCTCTGCGCGACCGGCTCGCACGCGCGAAGGTCCGCCACGACGGTGGCGCCGTCGACGGGGCGACCATGGAGCTGGCCGCGATCGAGCGCGAGGCGCAAGGCCTGGCGGACCCTGGCCTCGTCGCCGAGGTGGCGCTCGTCACCGCCGTGCTGGCGATGGACCGCAGCGACTGGCCCGCGGCCGCATCGCAGCTCGAGGTCGCCGCGTCGCAAGGCCTGATCGCGCAGCTCGACGCGTTGGTGGCCGAGGCGCTCGCGCGCAAGCTGTTCGTCGACGGCATCGACGCACCCGACGTCGAGCGCGTGCTCGCCGATGCTGCCATCGCCCGCGCGATGGTCCACCGTGCCGGCGATCCACCCGAGCTCGCGGCGCTGCTGGCCAACAACAGCGGTGTCTTGCGCAGCCTGCTCGGACAGCGCGAGGGCGCGCGGCGGGACTTCGCGGCCGCGGCGGCGCTCGCCGACGTCGAGCACGCCAACCCGGTCGACGTTGCCGGCAACCTCGTCAATCTCGCGCTGCTCACCGAGGATGACGACGAGAGAGAGACCATCCTCGACCGCGCTGCCACGTTGCTACGCCAGGCGCTCGGCGAGCACCACCTCATGCTGCTCGACATCGAAGACGTCCGCGCGCGGCAGACCGGCGCGCGCGACCTCGCACGCCGACGCTTCGAGGCCCTGTGCCCGCAGTTCGACGCGCGCATGCCCGGCGCTGCGTGGCCGCGCCAGCTGTGCCACACCCGCCTCGCCGAGCTGTACGAAGTGCGCGGCGACGTCACCGATGCGATCCGCGAGCTGGAGCTCGCCCGCGCTGCGCTCGACGCGAGCGACGACGGGGCATCGCCGGCATTCCGTGCAATCACGCGCAACCAGCTCGCGGGGTGGCTCGCGTGGCTGCGCGGCGATGCCGAGCTCGCGCTCGCAGATCTTGACTCCGCAGCCGCAGCGCTCGTCGAGGTCGGATCGCGCGACTACGCCGACATCGCCGACGTCGCGTGGCTTGCCGCACGGGCCCAGCTCGCGCTGGGCCGACGCGACCAGGCGCGGGCTCGGCTCGCAGCGGCGATCGGCGGCTGGGCGCTGCACCTGCAGCGAACCCGCGATCCCGCGGTGCGTGATCGCATGGACCGAGCGCGCGCGCTGCTGACGAGCCTCGACGCGGGCTGA
- a CDS encoding response regulator, translating to MNRILLLEDHATLRQSMSQALAALPHTAVTAVGTIARAKAALRELAHDLVVSDLDLPDGSGIELMGHHGCGSEIPIIYVSAHLPKFRAQLRDFPGITVREKPISLQELQRLATTHLEQAAQETEAPFGAGDYIQLACMGRHSVRIDVSIGDTHGAIVVRDGRLWSASVGQLRGVEALQELTFASHATVRCSTLKQTSVERSNLPDKPWEQLLLDAARQHDEDSRGAVTQEIVCADDPFDFGSLFDGEPAAPTTAAARTELEIPRIDDTTRIDDAKSSDDEAFLAELERGAEALLHKDYASALRAYGRAQTLRPHDRMVHANVERLTQLIARQNPATH from the coding sequence GTGAATCGAATCCTGCTGCTCGAGGACCACGCGACGCTGCGACAGTCGATGTCGCAGGCACTCGCCGCGCTGCCCCACACCGCGGTCACGGCGGTGGGAACCATCGCCCGCGCGAAGGCGGCACTGCGAGAACTCGCCCACGACCTCGTGGTCTCCGACCTCGATCTTCCCGATGGCTCGGGCATCGAGCTCATGGGCCACCACGGCTGCGGCAGCGAGATCCCCATCATCTACGTCTCGGCACATCTACCCAAGTTCCGCGCGCAGCTGCGCGACTTCCCGGGCATCACGGTGCGCGAGAAGCCGATCTCGTTGCAGGAGCTGCAACGCCTCGCGACCACGCACCTCGAGCAGGCCGCGCAGGAGACCGAGGCGCCGTTCGGCGCCGGCGACTACATCCAGCTGGCGTGCATGGGCCGACACTCGGTCCGCATCGATGTCAGCATCGGCGACACCCACGGCGCCATCGTCGTCCGTGATGGTCGACTGTGGTCGGCCAGCGTCGGCCAGCTGCGTGGGGTCGAAGCGCTGCAGGAACTGACCTTTGCGTCCCACGCGACGGTGCGCTGCTCGACGCTCAAGCAGACCAGCGTCGAGCGCAGCAACCTGCCCGACAAGCCCTGGGAACAGCTGTTGCTCGACGCCGCCCGTCAGCACGACGAAGACAGCCGCGGCGCGGTCACGCAGGAGATCGTCTGCGCCGACGACCCCTTCGACTTCGGGTCGCTGTTCGACGGCGAACCTGCGGCACCGACAACCGCGGCCGCGCGAACCGAGCTCGAGATCCCCCGCATCGACGACACCACACGCATCGACGACGCGAAATCGAGCGACGACGAGGCATTTCTCGCCGAGCTCGAGCGCGGCGCCGAGGCACTTCTCCACAAGGACTATGCGTCTGCGCTACGCGCCTACGGGCGAGCGCAGACGCTGCGTCCGCACGACCGAATGGTCCACGCCAATGTCGAGCGACTCACCCAGCTGATCGCCCGTCAGAACCCCGCCACGCACTAA
- a CDS encoding SUMF1/EgtB/PvdO family nonheme iron enzyme — protein MSDVRVIASVIVLALACGEPRPGEPSANPTAGAAEPVGHGGAQDVAGPPAIVLRGGAIWFDGRELAAQRPVEAPGVLSDGLQPTYEIDAVRAAIGDAEVTRIELDATSRIGALRGVLASVATHRVGEIAAGEQVVALPLSFAPRGDALRLQVRADGVELFDGGSSLATAKAATPELFAAAPDRQRPLAVEIDDAREAAELVPLLDAARVAGFRRALLPSDHAPCVPAPADMSCVPGGFAIVGSDDGPPEERPRREIEISTFYVDRHEITIAQYDRCHAEGACPKRRNGQQRIMAPFVAGDQPMVPLDWDRALRFCAWAGKRLPSEWEWEKAARGPDGERFPWGDAEPTCERAQYRECAPMHCTPFPGKEHRWDCSEHATKPVGTLPAARYGLFEMAGNGYEWTATAGEEDLTHCGSSCNGRDPLGPCDGAVPCGRTRVLKGGSWYWPAGRIHGAHRRVEFMQSGNHRLSARCVADDGVLTRFPSAAIEFPRAVVPEPEPPEADALAKFTAITQDPIETKAICSEDVRVGWGAAQSRGGRSELHCRDPFPYLESNEPRAHLWRRYLANIGGAYIGVGSDQNYSFIAVARSQWAWVMDYDPRVTDHHQRLKVFVLAAATPEEFVALWSPSQSRRAAALIETAFAGSPELAKLRRGYHATRERLHEYYREQATPDPKAPGYGWLANPEHYAYVRLLFQQGRIMPIKGDLLGDDSLRTVGLAAKALGVPVRVFYTSNAPSSWGGQITEGYRRNVAGLPFDQRSIVLQTMSRGAFKQTGHWHHNVEGGRQMQDRLQRAGYQQVVQLLHERIPTDHGDVTVIGLPSGRPD, from the coding sequence GTGTCCGACGTCCGCGTCATCGCCTCGGTGATCGTGCTCGCGCTCGCATGTGGCGAGCCGCGGCCGGGCGAACCCAGTGCCAATCCCACAGCGGGGGCCGCCGAGCCTGTCGGCCACGGTGGCGCCCAGGATGTCGCGGGCCCGCCGGCGATCGTGCTGCGCGGCGGAGCGATCTGGTTCGACGGCCGCGAGCTCGCGGCGCAGCGTCCCGTCGAGGCGCCCGGCGTCCTCTCCGATGGTCTCCAGCCCACCTACGAGATCGACGCGGTGCGGGCGGCGATCGGCGACGCCGAGGTGACGCGCATCGAGCTCGATGCGACCAGCCGCATCGGTGCGTTGCGGGGCGTGTTGGCGTCGGTGGCGACACATCGCGTGGGCGAGATCGCGGCAGGTGAGCAGGTCGTCGCGCTGCCGCTGTCGTTCGCGCCGCGGGGCGACGCCCTGCGTCTGCAGGTGCGCGCCGACGGCGTCGAGCTCTTCGATGGTGGGAGCTCGCTGGCGACGGCGAAGGCGGCCACGCCCGAGCTCTTCGCCGCCGCGCCCGATCGCCAGCGGCCGCTCGCGGTCGAGATCGACGATGCGCGCGAGGCCGCCGAGCTGGTTCCGCTGCTCGATGCTGCGCGCGTGGCGGGCTTCCGGCGCGCGCTCCTGCCGTCGGATCACGCACCGTGCGTGCCGGCGCCCGCGGACATGTCGTGCGTTCCCGGTGGCTTCGCGATCGTCGGCAGCGACGACGGCCCGCCCGAGGAGCGGCCACGACGCGAGATCGAGATCTCGACATTCTACGTCGATCGCCACGAGATCACCATCGCGCAGTACGATCGCTGTCACGCCGAGGGCGCGTGTCCGAAGCGCCGCAACGGCCAGCAGCGCATCATGGCGCCGTTCGTCGCCGGCGATCAGCCGATGGTGCCGCTCGACTGGGATCGCGCGCTGCGCTTCTGCGCGTGGGCGGGCAAGCGCCTGCCGAGCGAGTGGGAGTGGGAGAAGGCTGCGCGTGGACCCGACGGCGAGCGCTTCCCGTGGGGTGACGCCGAGCCGACGTGCGAGCGGGCGCAGTACCGCGAGTGCGCGCCCATGCACTGCACGCCGTTTCCCGGCAAGGAGCATCGCTGGGACTGCAGCGAGCACGCGACCAAGCCGGTCGGTACCCTGCCGGCCGCGCGCTACGGTCTGTTCGAGATGGCCGGCAACGGCTACGAGTGGACGGCGACCGCCGGCGAAGAGGACCTCACCCACTGCGGCAGCAGCTGCAACGGACGCGACCCGCTCGGGCCGTGCGACGGCGCCGTGCCGTGCGGTCGCACGCGCGTGCTCAAGGGTGGCTCGTGGTACTGGCCCGCCGGACGCATCCACGGCGCGCATCGGCGCGTCGAGTTCATGCAGAGCGGCAACCATCGTCTGAGCGCGCGTTGTGTCGCGGACGATGGCGTGCTGACGCGCTTCCCCAGCGCCGCGATCGAATTTCCACGGGCGGTGGTGCCCGAGCCCGAGCCGCCCGAGGCCGACGCGTTGGCGAAGTTCACCGCGATCACGCAGGATCCCATCGAGACCAAGGCGATCTGCTCCGAGGATGTGCGCGTCGGCTGGGGCGCTGCGCAGTCCCGCGGGGGTCGCAGCGAGCTGCACTGTCGCGATCCGTTCCCCTACCTCGAGTCGAACGAGCCACGCGCACACCTGTGGCGGCGCTACCTCGCCAACATCGGTGGCGCCTACATCGGCGTCGGCAGCGATCAGAACTACAGCTTCATCGCAGTCGCGCGCTCGCAGTGGGCGTGGGTCATGGACTACGATCCACGTGTCACCGATCACCACCAGCGCCTGAAGGTGTTCGTGCTCGCCGCCGCGACACCCGAGGAGTTCGTCGCGCTGTGGTCGCCCTCGCAGAGCAGGCGTGCCGCGGCGCTCATCGAGACTGCGTTCGCAGGCTCACCCGAGCTGGCCAAGCTGCGCCGTGGCTACCACGCCACCCGCGAGCGGTTGCACGAGTACTACCGCGAGCAGGCGACCCCCGATCCGAAGGCGCCGGGCTACGGCTGGCTCGCCAACCCCGAGCACTACGCCTACGTGCGGCTGCTGTTCCAGCAGGGGCGCATCATGCCGATCAAGGGCGACCTGCTGGGCGACGACTCGCTGCGCACCGTGGGGCTCGCCGCGAAGGCGTTGGGCGTGCCGGTGCGGGTCTTCTACACCTCGAACGCGCCGAGCTCGTGGGGCGGTCAGATCACCGAGGGCTACCGTCGCAACGTCGCCGGCTTGCCCTTCGATCAGCGCTCGATCGTGCTGCAGACCATGTCGCGCGGGGCGTTCAAGCAGACTGGTCACTGGCACCACAACGTCGAGGGCGGGCGGCAGATGCAGGATCGCCTGCAGCGCGCCGGCTACCAACAGGTCGTCCAGCTGCTGCACGAGCGCATCCCGACCGACCACGGTGACGTCACCGTGATCGGTCTGCCCAGTGGCCGCCCCGACTGA
- a CDS encoding SRPBCC domain-containing protein, with the protein MATERAYVTAVLPASVDAIREAWLDPARHAAMTGGSARVRDDGVFEAWGGYIEARTLEHGGGRIVQNWRTRDFPADAPDSRLELELESDPDGTRVTITHLDIPAGQAARYAQGWYEHYLTPMELYFGGFGELPAKPATKAKPATKAAKAKPAKKVTKAKPAKKAAKAKPAKKAAKAKPAKKVTKAKPAKKAAKAKPAKKAAKAKPAKKAAKAKPAKKAAARTSAARSRPR; encoded by the coding sequence ATGGCCACAGAGCGCGCGTACGTCACCGCCGTCCTGCCCGCGAGCGTCGATGCGATCCGCGAGGCGTGGCTCGATCCCGCACGGCACGCGGCGATGACGGGTGGCAGCGCGCGGGTGCGGGACGACGGTGTGTTCGAGGCCTGGGGCGGCTACATCGAGGCGCGCACCCTCGAGCACGGTGGCGGGCGCATCGTGCAGAACTGGCGCACGCGGGACTTCCCCGCCGACGCACCGGACTCGCGACTCGAGCTCGAGCTCGAGTCCGATCCCGACGGCACGCGCGTCACGATCACGCACTTGGACATCCCGGCAGGCCAGGCCGCCCGCTACGCCCAGGGCTGGTACGAGCACTACCTGACGCCGATGGAGCTCTACTTCGGCGGCTTCGGTGAGCTCCCGGCGAAGCCCGCGACGAAGGCGAAGCCTGCGACGAAGGCAGCGAAGGCGAAGCCTGCGAAGAAGGTGACGAAGGCGAAGCCTGCGAAGAAGGCAGCGAAGGCGAAGCCTGCGAAGAAGGCAGCGAAGGCGAAGCCTGCGAAGAAGGTGACGAAGGCGAAGCCTGCGAAGAAGGCAGCGAAGGCGAAGCCTGCGAAGAAGGCCGCGAAGGCGAAGCCTGCGAAGAAGGCAGCGAAGGCGAAGCCTGCGAAGAAGGCCGCAGCGCGAACGTCTGCGGCGAGGTCACGCCCGCGCTAG
- a CDS encoding proprotein convertase P-domain-containing protein — protein MMLRRLLRLPLALALFTACDAADDDAAIDADAPLSSYDALFEGAPIGKDLPFELKADGPAPLHHDELVELQSPVKSQGRRGVCSIFATTALMEHLYIKAGVDEPDFSEQYLQWSTKFELGAFKNTSGSNNTFNLDAITRFGIPEESAWPYEIAQWDGTNDAACAAGGENLPTRCYTNGEPPTEAREAEKFHLPKSRFVSTRRAAIMDHIRVNGTAVAIGLDFFYQSWNHRKSTLPVNSDNWDRGIVLFPNDADVTASHLQRAGHAVLIVGWDSELEVPRRDEHGELVRDDDGNPVVEKGFYIIKNSWGTAGFGIDNPHGAGYGFLSMDYVEEYGNARVSDVPVVTPDAPEPGEAEQFASTRSIAIPDNDTTGISDTIEVGSMGVVERVSVGVDISHGFRGDLVVALRKGERRVVLSNKQGGGQKDLVQTFVLETELDGIDRAGAWTLEVADTARADEGTLRGWTIAIQ, from the coding sequence ATGATGCTCCGCCGACTGCTCCGCCTGCCGCTCGCACTCGCCCTCTTCACCGCGTGCGACGCCGCCGACGACGACGCGGCGATCGATGCCGACGCGCCGCTGTCGAGCTACGACGCGCTCTTCGAGGGTGCACCGATCGGCAAGGACCTCCCCTTCGAGCTCAAGGCCGACGGTCCTGCGCCGCTGCACCACGACGAGCTGGTCGAGCTGCAGTCGCCGGTGAAGAGCCAGGGTCGACGCGGGGTGTGCTCGATCTTCGCGACCACCGCGCTGATGGAGCACCTCTACATCAAGGCTGGCGTCGACGAGCCCGACTTCAGCGAGCAGTACCTGCAGTGGTCGACCAAGTTCGAGCTCGGCGCGTTCAAGAACACCAGCGGCTCCAACAACACCTTCAACCTCGATGCGATCACCCGCTTCGGCATCCCGGAGGAGTCGGCGTGGCCGTACGAGATCGCCCAATGGGACGGCACCAACGACGCCGCGTGTGCGGCCGGCGGCGAGAACCTGCCGACGCGCTGCTACACCAACGGTGAGCCGCCGACCGAGGCCCGCGAGGCCGAGAAGTTCCACCTGCCCAAGAGCCGCTTCGTGAGCACGCGCCGCGCCGCGATCATGGACCACATCCGCGTCAACGGCACCGCGGTCGCGATCGGCCTCGACTTCTTCTACCAGAGCTGGAACCACCGCAAGTCCACGCTACCGGTCAACTCGGACAACTGGGACCGCGGCATCGTGCTGTTCCCGAACGACGCCGACGTCACCGCGAGCCACCTGCAGCGGGCCGGCCATGCCGTGCTCATCGTCGGCTGGGACAGCGAGTTGGAGGTGCCGCGTCGCGACGAGCACGGCGAACTCGTGCGCGACGACGACGGCAACCCGGTGGTCGAGAAGGGCTTCTACATCATCAAGAACAGCTGGGGCACCGCGGGCTTCGGCATCGACAACCCCCATGGTGCCGGCTACGGCTTCCTCTCGATGGACTACGTCGAGGAGTACGGCAACGCGCGAGTGAGCGACGTGCCGGTGGTGACTCCCGACGCGCCCGAGCCCGGTGAGGCCGAGCAGTTTGCCTCTACGCGCAGCATCGCGATCCCCGACAACGACACCACCGGCATCAGCGACACCATCGAGGTCGGCTCGATGGGTGTCGTCGAGCGCGTCTCCGTGGGCGTCGACATCAGCCACGGCTTCCGTGGCGACCTCGTGGTCGCGCTGCGCAAGGGCGAGCGTCGCGTGGTGCTCTCGAACAAGCAGGGCGGCGGACAGAAGGATCTGGTGCAGACCTTCGTCCTCGAGACCGAGCTCGACGGCATCGATCGCGCCGGCGCATGGACACTCGAGGTCGCCGACACCGCCCGCGCCGACGAAGGCACCCTGCGCGGCTGGACGATCGCGATCCAGTAG
- a CDS encoding PAS domain-containing sensor histidine kinase gives MVVASDRVPNKLRIVRDAGTQDDPPHAGTTRPGSLGLIPGCALVCEGLLDRLPVALLLVDEAGTIRSANDFACRLLRRDRAQLEMHPIACALVPLERLVASIGRGEARVCVRGLDGAAIELAYACSQVSSSPTGGYGPYAVIVRAATSLESEDMHRLASVGAAVPAMVHRAKNSLMAVTMGLELLDQVADDAGIDSAIHATLGEAHDLVMSLDGFGALGRPLRTTTPNDPARVLEDARLRLGERADRAGVRLTWLVDRLPPMRLEPSVIHALLVNLVCHAFRLCDAGAQVRVQAELIERGLRVQVEDDGAHDLAEASPRGEMSLCQQVIEAAGGTLEFGTTSQGTHTRMVILGDVFSRPRAAGRGRPS, from the coding sequence GTGGTTGTCGCCTCCGATCGTGTGCCGAACAAGTTGCGGATCGTCCGCGACGCGGGCACCCAGGATGATCCGCCGCACGCCGGCACCACGCGTCCCGGATCGCTCGGCCTCATTCCGGGCTGCGCACTGGTCTGCGAGGGGCTGCTCGATCGTCTACCGGTCGCGCTGTTGCTGGTCGACGAGGCGGGGACCATCCGTTCGGCCAACGACTTCGCATGCAGGCTGCTCCGCCGTGATCGCGCGCAGCTCGAGATGCACCCGATCGCATGCGCACTCGTACCCCTCGAGCGCCTGGTCGCGAGCATCGGACGTGGCGAAGCACGGGTGTGCGTGCGAGGACTCGACGGCGCCGCAATCGAGCTGGCTTACGCATGCTCGCAGGTCTCGAGCTCACCCACCGGCGGGTACGGCCCCTACGCGGTGATCGTCCGCGCCGCGACCTCGCTCGAGTCCGAGGACATGCACCGGCTCGCGTCGGTCGGCGCCGCAGTCCCGGCGATGGTGCACCGCGCGAAGAACTCGCTGATGGCGGTGACCATGGGCCTCGAGCTGCTCGACCAGGTCGCCGACGACGCGGGCATCGACTCCGCCATCCACGCCACGCTCGGCGAAGCCCACGACCTCGTGATGTCGCTGGATGGCTTCGGTGCGCTCGGCCGACCGCTGCGCACCACCACGCCGAACGACCCCGCGCGCGTGCTCGAGGATGCCCGCCTGCGACTCGGCGAACGGGCCGACCGCGCCGGCGTCCGGCTCACGTGGCTCGTCGATCGCCTGCCACCCATGCGGCTCGAGCCGTCGGTCATCCACGCCCTACTCGTCAACCTCGTGTGTCACGCCTTCCGCCTCTGCGACGCCGGAGCGCAGGTACGCGTGCAGGCCGAGCTGATCGAACGGGGCCTGCGCGTGCAGGTCGAGGACGATGGCGCCCACGACCTCGCCGAGGCCTCGCCACGCGGTGAAATGAGCCTGTGTCAGCAGGTCATCGAAGCCGCCGGCGGGACACTCGAGTTCGGCACGACATCGCAGGGCACACACACCCGCATGGTGATCCTCGGGGACGTCTTCTCGCGCCCCCGCGCAGCCGGGCGAGGCAGGCCGTCGTGA
- a CDS encoding penicillin-insensitive murein endopeptidase, translating to MNARAWLPWLLAGACSRTGEPAPAGTTDASPTAAGDAIEVDAPPTSAVTSTAAPSVELELEPLPMTALPLTLLATQVPADASLARATIRDGDAGTIAHYRVGDAIRKDVLIVAIDQGHVELVHDELRERLEVGATPAKLDPRDVFYADFVEDGEPSDMRDAVQLGEGPGWMIKTPAFAWGTRRTVHRLRESLRAYVRVAEGGPDVHVGDLSKAGGGPFPPHLSHRTGRDVDVGYVLSGRDADVARFVRASAANLDRARTWKLVKAMIDTRAVAWIFMDYRVQELLYEHALHGGTPRETLESLFQYPHGDRAMHGIIRDWRGHDDHFHVRWAE from the coding sequence GTGAACGCGCGCGCGTGGTTGCCGTGGTTGTTGGCGGGCGCGTGCAGTCGCACGGGCGAGCCTGCGCCAGCCGGCACCACCGACGCGTCGCCGACGGCGGCGGGCGATGCCATCGAGGTCGACGCGCCGCCGACGTCGGCGGTGACCTCGACCGCCGCGCCGAGCGTCGAGCTCGAGCTCGAGCCGTTGCCGATGACTGCACTGCCGCTGACACTGCTGGCCACGCAGGTGCCGGCCGACGCCAGCCTCGCCCGCGCGACGATCCGCGACGGCGACGCCGGCACCATCGCGCACTACCGTGTCGGCGATGCGATCCGCAAAGACGTGCTGATCGTGGCGATTGATCAGGGGCACGTCGAGTTGGTCCACGACGAGCTGCGCGAGCGCCTCGAGGTCGGTGCGACCCCGGCCAAGCTCGATCCCCGCGACGTGTTCTACGCCGACTTCGTCGAGGACGGCGAGCCCAGTGACATGCGCGACGCCGTGCAGCTCGGCGAAGGTCCGGGCTGGATGATCAAGACTCCGGCGTTCGCCTGGGGCACGCGTCGCACCGTGCACCGCCTGCGCGAGTCGTTGCGCGCGTACGTGCGCGTGGCCGAGGGCGGGCCCGACGTCCACGTCGGCGACCTGAGCAAGGCCGGCGGTGGGCCGTTCCCGCCGCATCTCTCGCACCGTACGGGTCGCGACGTCGACGTCGGCTATGTGTTGAGCGGGCGGGACGCCGACGTCGCCCGCTTCGTCCGGGCCTCGGCCGCCAACCTCGATCGCGCGCGGACGTGGAAGCTGGTGAAGGCGATGATCGACACCCGCGCGGTCGCGTGGATCTTCATGGACTACCGCGTGCAGGAGCTGCTGTACGAGCACGCGCTGCACGGCGGCACCCCCCGCGAGACGCTGGAGTCGTTGTTCCAGTACCCCCATGGCGATCGCGCCATGCACGGCATCATCCGTGACTGGCGCGGCCACGACGATCACTTCCACGTGCGATGGGCGGAGTGA